From the Primulina tabacum isolate GXHZ01 chromosome 3, ASM2559414v2, whole genome shotgun sequence genome, one window contains:
- the LOC142538239 gene encoding protein FAR1-RELATED SEQUENCE 5-like: MDLNCDDNIEEVGVSNLESVVRRDVEVLSTNSIVDQLESRLFVGEVVKSVEDAYILYCNYAHAKGFSVKKGDQRYFPGTNELQAKEFECSCEGSKDEKRSNAQIPVYLKPTSRSKCKAKLRITRQRGGEWTVGRFVIEHNHEMLGVDQRHLLRSSRNISYAQKSILESMVNSGITVSNAVSYMVNEAQGPQNLSFIRKDAYDYLGRIKKQTKVENVDDSTLLHHFINKSNKESNFYWNVQLDDDNRVMNFFLRDSRCEADYEFFGDILSVDTTYRTNRYNLICAPFVGINQHRQNVMFGLAFMSDETESSFEWLFKTFLDSMNGKQPETIFTDQCQAMMNAIETIFPYSHHRLCQWHINQNAPSHLGNLNGDSSFKILWNKCMTYCESEEEFESTWSIMIDEYNLSGHKWLNGMYTLRYKWATAFSNHKFSAGLLATSRSEVTNAVLKRSGNSAISLYDFVVNYEKIQQSWREKEKAKDTRCHHKKAPTMLKNNPMLNSAADVYRLTVYKLFELEFINSLNMRFIEMPLDFSAVFLDFKVKSHDENSRVRHVLFNKETTEVKCSCQKLESMGILCKHILMVFNFMNVNYIPKPHLKKRWMKNAKNRVLVDDFCQQESGSVQESEMVFVNHLMRSTYTLSMRYKSNGDARKKLTEIVEGAREQIDEFFEKLKLDDNGIQEENMVDEMVVRNPPQVNSRGITNKNIQRHWDDKSKKRKGKGKVDSSNARCGKRKGQSSQASQCMNSQEVDHAQQRQNPNVPPSLTSQFEVNQLYNWVNAFEGLL; this comes from the exons ATGGATCTGAATTGCGATG ATAATATTGAAGAGGTTGGAGTTTCAAATTTGGAATCTGTGGTTCGTAGAGATGTTGAGGTACTATCTACAAATTCTATTGTAGATCAATTGGAGAGTAGACTATTTGTTGGTGAAGTTGTGAAAAGTGTTGAAGATGCTTATATACTATATTGTAATTATGCTCATGCAAAAGGTTTTAGTGTTAAAAAAGGTGATCAACGTTACTTTCCTGGCACTAACGAACTTCAAGCTAAAGAGTTTGAATGTTCCTGTGAGGGTAGTAAAGATGAAAAACGTTCTAATGCACAAATACCTGTTTACTTGAAGCCGACAAGTAGAAGTAAATGTAAAGCAAAGCTCAGAATAACTAGGCAACGTGGTGGAGAATGGACGGTCGGTAGATTTGTCATAGAACATAATCATGAAATGCTTGGGGTTGATCAAAGACATTTGTTGAGATCATCACGCAATATTTCATATGctcaaaaatctattttggaGTCCATGGTAAATTCTGGGATAACAGTGTCTAATGCTGTCTCTTATATGGTAAATGAAGCACAAGGACCACAAAATTTGAGCTTTATTCGAAAAGATGCATATGATTATCTTGGTCGCATAAAAAAACAAACGAAAGTTGAGAATGTAGATGATTCTACATTACTTCATCATTTTATAAACAAGTCGAATAAAGAGTCAAATTTTTATTGGAATGTGCAATTAGATGATGACAATAGAGTCATGAACTTCTTCCTTAGGGATTCCAGATGTGAAGCTGATTATGAGTTTTTTGGTGATATATTATCAGTTGACACGACTTATCGAACCAATCGGTACAATTTGATATGTGCTCCTTTCGTTGGAATTAATCAGCACAGACAAAATGTAATGTTTGGCTTGGCATTTATGTCAGATGAAACTGAGAGTTCATTTGAATGGTTGTTCAAAACTTTTCTTGATTCTATGAATGGGAAACAACCTGAAACAATTTTTACAGATCAATGCCAAGCAATGATGAATGCAATTGAAACAATTTTTCCATATTCACACCATCGGTTATGTCAATGGCACATCAATCAAAATGCTCCATCACATTTAGGTAATTTGAATGGTGATTcgagttttaaaatattgtgGAATAAATGCATGACTTATTGTGAATCTGAAGAAGAATTTGAATCCACATGGAGTATTATGATTGATGAATACAATCTCAGTGGCCACAAATGGTTAAATGGTATGTACACGTTGAGATACAAATGGGCTACTGCGTTTAGCAATCACAAGTTTAGTGCAGGGCTATTGGCAACTTCTAGAAGCGAGGTGACAAATGCTGTGTTGAAGAGATCAGGTAACAGTGCAATTTCATTGTATGATTTTGTGGTTAATTACGAAAAAATCCAACAAAGTTGGCGAGAGAAAGAGAAGGCCAAAGATACGCGTTGTCATCACAAGAAAGCCCCGACAATGTTGAAAAACAATCCAATGTTGAATTCTGCAGCTGATGTTTATAGACTCACTGTGTACAAGCTATTCGAGTTAGAGTTTATTAATTCTTTGAATATGCGATTTATTGAGATGCCTTTGGATTTCAGTGCGGTTTTCCTCGATTTTAAAGTAAAATCTCATGATGAGAACTCAAGGGTTCGACACGTGTTATTTAATAAGGAGACTACTGAAGTAAAATGCAGTTGTCAGAAATTGGAGTCAATGGGAATATTGTGCAAACACATTTTGATGGTCTTTAATTTTATGAATGTGAATTATATTCCCAAACCCCACTTGAAGAAGCGCTGGATGAAAAATGCAAAAAATAGAGTTTTGGTGGATGATTTTTGTCAGCAAGAAAGTGGAAGTGTCCAGGAATCTGAGATGGTTTTTGTAAACCACCTTATGAGATCGACATATACTCTTAGCATGCGATATAAATCTAATGGAGATGCACGAAAGAAATTGACAGAAATTGTTGAAGGTGCGAGAGAACAAATAGATGAGTTCTTCGAAAAACTTAAGTTGGATGACAACGGGATTCAAGAAGAAAACATGGTAGATGAAATGGTTGTACGTAATCCTCCTCAAGTCAATTCAAGAGGAATTACAAATAAAAACATACAACGTCATTGGGAtgataaaagtaagaaaagaaaaggaaaaggaaaagttGACAGTTCAA ATGCAAGATGCGGCAAAAGAAAAGGACAAAGCTCACAGGCTTCTCAATGCATGAATAGCCAAGAAGTAGATCATGCCCAACAACGACAAAATCCTAATGTCCCACCATCATTGACATCTCAATTTGAAGTCAATCAACTATATAATTGGGTTAATGCTTTTGAGGGGCTTTTGTAA
- the LOC142538450 gene encoding amine oxidase [copper-containing] gamma 1-like, producing the protein MSSIYPSTFSFKINPNTTPFHSPPFFIISITVFIVFNFPNPVSDRVELLQCATNSAWCTSKNRILRHPTEAVLRRDHTEDVPHHPLDPLTIQEMNKVQKVIVSFFKKSAYAVHSLVLEEPDKDVVLKWRKGDDLPPRKASVIARAVGKSYILTVDIESGAVTEEDTSHISGYPLVTLEDMESTIRAPLASSVFNHTIVERGVDPNDVACLPFSPGWFG; encoded by the exons ATGAGCTCAATATATCCATCcacattttctttcaaaattaaccctaacaccacgccgttccactcaccgcCGTTCTTCATTATATCTATCACGgtctttattgttttcaatttccCGAATCCTGTCTCAGATAGGGTTGAGTTACTCCAATGCGCCACCAACTCCGCCTGGTGCACCTCCAAGAACCGTATCCTCCGCCACCCGACCGAGGCCGTGCTACGCCGTGACCACACGGAGGACGTGCCTCACCACCCCCTCGACCCGCTCACCATCCAGGAGATGAACAAAGTGCAGAAAGTTATCGTATCATTCTTCAAAAAGTCAGCGTATGCAGTTCACTCCTTGGTTTTGGAAGAGCCCGACAAGGATGTGGTCCTGAAGTGGCGAAAGGGCGATGATCTGCCACCGAGGAAAGCGTCTGTGATTGCACGCGCCGTCGGGAAGAGTTACATCTTGACAGTGGATATTGAAAGCGGGGCTGTGACGGAGGAGGACACAAGCCACATCTCAGGATACCCTCTGGTGACGCTGGAGGATATGGAGAGTACCATCCGGGCTCCGCTTGCTAGTTCTGTTTTCAATCACACAATTGTCGAAAGAGGTGTGGATCCCAACGATGTCGCTTGCTTGCCTTTTTCCCCCGGATGGTTTG GGTAA
- the LOC142540572 gene encoding senescence-specific cysteine protease SAG39-like produces MAFAPTWKLVFATLFVLQLWDYQATARTLPHSSSMVDRHEQWMAQYGRVYRDDTEKAERFKIFKQNVEYIESFNEAGLRSYILSINEFSDLTNEEFRAARNGYKRVSHPISPKVSSFKYANVSAVPPSVDWRTKGAVTGIKDQGQCGCCWAFSAVAATEGIHRLTSGKLVSLSEQELVDCDTSEDQGCNGGLMDYAFEYIIGNKGLTTESNYPYQGVDGTCSTQKESSHVAKITGYEDVPANSESSLLKSVANQPVSVAIDAGGSDFQFYSSGVFTGECGTDLDHGVTAVGYGKTSDGTKYWLVKNSWGSSWGESGYIRMQRGISAAEGLCGIAMEASYPTA; encoded by the exons ATGGCCTTCGCTCCAACTTGGAAGCTTGTTTTTGCCACTCTCTTTGTGTTGCAGTTGTGGGATTATCAGGCCACAGCCCGCACGCTGCCTCATTCGTCATCAATGGTCGACAGACATGAGCAATGGATGGCACAATATGGACGTGTATACAGGGATGACACAGAGAAGGCGGAAAGATTCAAAATATTCAAGCAAAATGTGGAGTACATCGAGTCTTTCAATGAAGCTGGACTTCGATCTTACATACTCAGCATCAACGAGTTTTCTGATTTGACGAATGAGGAGTTTCGGGCAGCCCGAAATGGATACAAAAGGGTCTCCCATCCAATATCACCAAAAGTTTCATCTTTCAAATATGCCAACGTGTCCGCAGTTCCTCCTAGTGTGGACTGGAGAACGAAGGGAGCTGTTACAGGCATCAAGGACCAAGGCCAATGTG GATGCTGCTGGGCATTTTCAGCTGTGGCAGCCACGGAAGGAATCCATCGGCTCACGTCGGGGAAACTAGTATCATTGTCCGAACAAGAACTCGTGGATTGTGACACAAGTGAAGATCAGGGATGCAATGGTGGTCTCATGGACTATGCGTTCGAATACATAATAGGAAATAAGGGCCTGACCACCGAATCTAATTATCCCTACCAAGGAGTCGATGGCACCTGCAGCACACAAAAAGAATCATCCCATGTCGCAAAGATCACAGGATACGAGGACGTTCCAGCCAATAGCGAGTCATCTTTGCTAAAATCCGTGGCAAACCAACCAGTATCCGTGGCCATTGATGCTGGTGGATCAGACTTTCAATTCTACTCGAGCGGAGTATTTACAGGAGAATGTGGAACCGATCTAGATCACGGTGTCACCGCTGTCGGTTACGGGAAAACCAGCGACGGTACAAAGTATTGGTTGGTTAAGAATTCTTGGGGAAGCAGCTGGGGAGAGAGTGGATATATAAGAATGCAAAGGGGCATTTCTGCTGCAGAGGGTCTCTGTGGCATTGCGATGGAAGCTTCTTATCCGACTGCTTAA
- the LOC142540571 gene encoding sodium/calcium exchanger NCL-like: MQSVTTSSYHLGMAALALNVIVLIFFSSIVQGRIIQLSSSNDLISDGVNDVENYPSSYIVSITDSSPGHGGCNHKYGFLPCAENAGGFIFQIFVYQGLLIYGERQLGRGSKVLFHILGTGKFGGIIFRILMALPSMMLVIVTGVFMDKESAESKVSVGIGIYAGITVFSLTLHWGICVIFGRRDLPQKSTTGTSCSDCLPANEKPLHLRDTGVSIDRETRTTAGIMLGSLIPYIAVELVNVFKYLFANRLLTLIALLVAVFSLLSYFLYQILNPWIQERSLDYSKYEILRAGFLKHVRRLGNIVNEDGKLNTSVINKLFSETDKDKSQSITKTEIEKLVLDIMESGKMKIDNKYAVSEIMKTFDFDSDMRINEHEFINGCKKWIDETSSSEHGDPGSGHIFHELFQVFKEKKEDDPKEIDRIMSKILKHAQTRLLRSESLIAEDGRPNIERIQTLFKQFDTDKNKSISKSELEHLISTVKFGEIQQNVDIVKELLKDFDQDNNGVIDEPEFVAGVTKWLNKAVRIANTTDKTKSIDEFDKIVWKEEVYDKWAFMKSAIKVLFGIVVLTFLGGPLTESILGLSFSMNLPSFCIAFVIVPLATNARTLIAAILPASRKSERSASLTFSEIYGGVIMNNLSGLTTLLAIVYAKDLTWNYSAEVLTIFVVCAIIGIMAYTRTTYPLWTCLLAFLLYPFSLGLFCFAQFFWSWK, encoded by the exons ATGCAATCTGTAACAACTTCTTCCTACCACTTGGGAATGGCGGCTCTTGCATTAAACGTGATTGTTCTGATCTTCTTTAGCAGCATAGTTCAAGGAAGAATCATACAACTCAGTTCTTCAAATGATTTGATCTCAGATGGAGTTAATGATGTTGAGAATTATCCATCTTCGTATATTGTTTCGATTACCGATTCGTCGCCTGGGCATGGCGGGTGCAACCATAAGTATGGTTTCCTTCCATGTGCAGAAAATGCTGGAGGGTTCATCTTCCAGATATTTGTTTATCAAGGTCTGCTCATATATGGAGAAAGGCAACTGGGGAGAGGGAGTAAGGTGCTTTTCCATATTCTCGGAACTGGAAAATTTGGGGGAATCATTTTTCGAATTCTTATGGCCTTACCGTCGATGATGCTGGTGATTG TGACTGGAGTATTCATGGACAAAGAAAGTGCTGAATCTAAAGTCTCAGTTGGAATCGGTATCTACGCTGGAATCACAGTCTTTAGTCTTACTTTGCATTGGGGTATATGTGTGATATTTGGTAGAAGAGACTTACCTCAAAAATCAACCACCGGAACATCGTGTTCGGATTGTTTGCCAGCCAATGAAAAACCACTCCACTTGAGAG ATACCGGTGTTTCAATTGATCGAGAGACTCGAACCACAGCTGGGATTATGCTCGGTTCTTTGATTCCTTACATTGCTGTGGAGCTGGTTAATGTTTTCAAGTATTTATTCGCAAACCGTTTGTTGACCTTAATAGCACTCTTAGTCGCAGTCTTTTCATTGCTTTCATATTTTCTCTATCAG ATTTTGAACCCTTGGATTCAAGAAAGAAGTTTAGACTACTCGAAGTATGAGATTCTGAGGGCTGGATTTCTGAAACACGTGCGACGGCTAGGAAACATCGTGAATGAAGACGGGAAACTCAACACTTCTGTCATAAATAA ATTATTCTCGGAAACGGATAAAGATAAGAGTCAAAGTATAACAAAAACTGAGATAGAAAAGCTGGTTCTTGACATCATGGAAAGTGGGAAAATGAAAATTGATAACAAATATGCAGTTTCTGAGATTATGAAAACATTTGATTTCGATAGTGACATGAGAATCAATGAGCATGAATTCATCAACGGATGCAAGAAATGGATTGATGAAACCAGTTCATCAGAACATGGAGATCCTGGTTCAGGGCACATTTTTCATGAG cTTTTTCAAGTATTTAAAGAGAAGAAAGAAGATGATCCTAAAGAGATAGACCGGATAATGTCAAAGATTTTAAAACATGCTCAAACACGATTGCTTAGATCTGAATCTTTGATTGCAGAGGATGGAAGACCAAACATCGAGCGTATTCAAAC TCTGTTCAAGCAATTTGACACTGACAAAAACAAGTCTATATCAAAATCTGAACTAGAGCATTTAATAAGTACAGTGAAATTTGGGGAAATTCAGCAAAACGTCGACATAGTAAAGGAGCTTCTCAAAGATTTTGATCAAGACAACAATGGTGTAATTGATGAACCTGAATTTGTTGCTGGAGTAACAAAATGGCTCAATAAAGCCGTTCGAATAGCAAATACCACAGACAAGACAAAGAGTATAGATGAATTCGACAAG ATCGTGTGGAAAGAAGAAGTGTATGACAAATGGGCATTTATGAAATCAGCAATCAAAGTTCTGTTTGGCATTGTTGTCCTGACTTTTCTTGGAGGACCTCTAACGGAGAGTATTCTTGGATTGTCGTTTTCCATGAATTTACCATCTTTCTGCATAGCATTCGTGATAGTTCCATTGGCCACGAATGCAAGAACTCTAATAGCAGCAATCTTACCCGCCAGCCGTAAGAGTGAAAGATCTGCTTCTTTAACATTTTCGGAG ATTTATGGCGGAGTTATCATGAACAACCTTTCCGGATTGACAACGCTGTTGGCTATTGTGTATGCCAAAGATTTAACGTGGAATTATTCGGCAGAAGTGCTAACTATTTTTGTGGTGTGTGCTATTATAGGCATCATGGCTTACACACGCACCACTTATCCTCTATGGACTTGCTTATTAGCATTTTTGCTTTATCCCTTCTCCTTAGGATTGTTCTGTTTTGCGCAATTTTTCTGGAGCTGGAAGTAA